Proteins encoded within one genomic window of Drosophila willistoni isolate 14030-0811.24 chromosome XL unlocalized genomic scaffold, UCI_dwil_1.1 Seg141, whole genome shotgun sequence:
- the LOC6641510 gene encoding T-box transcription factor TBX1-B: protein MTHMMMGPTECASAASAMMSATTTMPSFLTDNVLTDYSCYATNDYWTTPYTTSGLSPMKQIEACIQTAGKDRTSYKPLEQIDAKLADIETHSSSSSSASSSLSLAGSNNNNNSSNNSSQEAANSISAIHDYPVNNNNSTTTATAGRTSAAAAAAAATTTSSSARKYKNSHKKDDNNTTENNLANNNNNNNNSNNNKGETEPVHPSLAQAIVVLETKALWDQFHAQGTEMIITKTGRRMFPTFQVRIGGLDPHATYICMMDFVPMDDKRYRYAFHNSCWVVAGKADPISPPRIHVHPDSPAAGSNWMKQIVSFDKLKLTNNQLDENGHIILNSMHRYQPRFHLVYLPPKNASLDENEHSSHFRTFIFPETSFTAVTAYQNQRVTQLKISSNPFAKGFRDDGTNDVTSGSGSSLGMSSISHESQARMKQQQQQQQQQQQQQQQLKTKDRANSFQLNCTELSADQQQQQQQQQQQQQSMQLPATPSSSSASGNSPDLMGYQMDGNQVQQQQQQQQQQQQQYNNYQSYSQTNQFHLHQPHSHPLAPPPPHHHHAHPHPHSHHHHHQSLTPLSASSGSPPAIAVPIAVAIPSACSASVSSVSANSNSSSSNGSSTATTNNNNNTITPPTSATTSNDVQLANSMYSSIGQPYAQEQSQFGAIYHHHAAAAAYHHGHTHSTHSHNHAPYGNPYDKLKVTSRHAAAAAAYGMSSYQSFYTPSAAAAAAAAAHHHQIMRPNSYMDLVPR, encoded by the exons ATGACCCACATGATGATGGGTCCCACGGAATGTGCCAGTGCTGCAAGTGCCATGATGTCAGCCACAACCACAATGCCGTCCTTTCTAACGGATAACGTCTTAACGGATTATAGCTGCTATGCAACAAACGATTATTGGACAACACCGTATACAACAAGCGGCCTAAGTCCCATGAAACAGATTGAAG CTTGTATACAAACTGCTGGCAAGGATCGCACCTCATACAAACCACTTGAACAGATTGATGCCAAATTGGCTGACATTGAGACGCATAgttcatcgtcatcgtcggcATCGTCGTCGCTGTCATTGGCaggtagcaacaacaacaacaatagcagcaacaactCCAGTCAAGAGGCAGCTAATTCTATTTCCGCTATTCACGATTATCctgtcaacaacaacaacagca caacaacggcaacggcaggaagaacatcagcagcagcagcagcggcagcagcaacaacaacatcttcATCAGCcaggaaatacaaaaatagcCACAAAAAAGACGACAACAATACAACAGAAAATAATTTGgctaataacaacaacaataataataatagcaataataataaaggc GAAACGGAGCCAGTGCATCCATCGCTAGCTCAGGCCATTGTAGTGCTGGAAACGAAAGCTTTGTGGGATCAATTCCATGCCCAGGGCACTGAGATGATTATCACAAAGACGGGTCGTCGCATGTTTCCAACCTTTCAGGTGCGAATCGGTGGCCTCGATCCGCATGccacttacatatgtatgatgGATTTTGTGCCCATGGATGATAAGCGGTATCGTTATGCATTTCACAA TTCCTGTTGGGTGGTCGCTGGCAAAGCGGATCCCATTTCACCGCCACGTATTCATGTCCATCCGGATTCTCCGGCCGCCGGTTCCAATTGGATGAAACAGATTGTGTCCTTtgataaattgaaattgaccAACAATCAGCTGGATGAGAATGGTCAT ATCATATTAAACTCCATGCATCGATATCAACCACGTTTCCATTTGGTATATTTGCCACCAAAAAACGCTTCACTGGATGAGAACGAGCATTCGAGCCATTTTCGTACATTCATATTTCCGGAGACAAGTTTTACGGCGGTAACCGCCTATCAGAATCAGAGG GTGACACAATTGAAAATATCAAGTAATCCATTTGCCAAAGGTTTTCGTGATGATGGGACCAATGATGT AACtagtggcagtggcagcagcTTGGGTATGTCCAGCATAAGTCATGAGAGTCAGGCTAGaatgaagcagcagcagcaacagcaacaacagcaacaacaacagcaacaacaattgaaaaCCAAAGATAGGGCAAATAGTTTTCAACTCAATTGCACGGAGTTGAGTGCtgatcaacagcaacaacaacaacagcagcagcaacagcaacagtccATGCAATTGCCAGCCACGCCCTCAAGCAGTTCCGCCTCTGGGAATTCACCAGATCTAATGGGCTATCAAATGGATGGCAATCAagtgcagcaacagcagcaacagcagcagcaacaacaacagcaatataATAATTATCAAAGCTATTCGCAaacaaatcaatttcatttacatCAACCACATAGCCATCCTCtggctcctcctcctccacatcatcatcatgcaCATCCCCATCCTCATtcgcatcatcatcatcatcaatcgTTGACTCCACTTTCGGCCAGTTCAGGTTCACCGCCAGCAATTGCAGTGCCAATTGCTGTTGCCATTCCATCAGCCTGTTCCGCATCCGTCTCCTCTGTCTccgccaacagcaacagcagcagcagcaacggcagcagcactgccaccaccaacaacaacaacaacaccatcaCACCTCCCACATCGGCAACGACATCGAATGATGTACAATTGGCCAACAGCATGTACTCGAGCATTGGCCAACCGTATGCCCAGGAGCAGAGTCAATTCGGTGCCATCTATCATCATcatgccgccgccgccgcctaTCATCATGGACACACTCACTCCACGCACAGTCACAATCATGCCCCATACGGCAATCCCTACGATAAGCTAAAGGTCACCTCTCGTcatgccgccgccgccgccgcctaTGGCATGTCCAGCTATCAGAGTTTCTATACTCCCAGCGCCGCTGCCGCAGCCGCCGCTGCTGCCCACCATCATCAGATAATGCGACCCAATAGCTATATGGATCTAGTGCCGCGTTGA
- the LOC6641505 gene encoding uncharacterized protein LOC6641505: protein MRKIRKMQVFIVTRDGRKNIYDVDRFGKVSDLKMRIGRSLNVPMCFSRLAYKGRILPNDCILEDIGIKRMSTLELFWQPLVFSPKQIREKEIEMEKMEQKQGASSMTEGYDQIIKSGGLLAASQSKGLLQMDSVEAFSLLPKGSLNKLQNIIVADDEDLDETLSSASSDDLEFLAAYRRPRKVSIKKTELDLELDLELENLPSPIKNLDNDEIEIPDAAKLPNKDIVTELPDVESVENQPEESSSSTNLKKKTKKNRKKK from the coding sequence ATGCGTAAAATTCGCAAAATGCAGGTATTTATAGTGACTCGTGACGGCCGTAAGAATATTTATGATGTGGATCGCTTCGGTAAAGTGAGCGATCTTAAGATGCGAATCGGTCGCAGTCTGAACGTGCCCATGTGCTTCAGTCGCTTGGCCTACAAGGGCCGCATCCTACCCAATGACTGCATCCTGGAGGATATCGGTATTAAACGTATGTCTACTTTGGAGCTCTTCTGGCAACCCTTGGTCTTCTCACCAAAACAGATACGTGAGAAGGAAATTGAAATGGAGAAAATGGAACAGAAGCAAGGAGCATCTAGCATGACGGAAGGCTATGATCAGATTATCAAGTCGGGAGGACTTTTAGCTGCTTCGCAGAGCAAAGGATTATTGCAGATGGATTCTGTTGAGGCTTTCTCTTTGCTGCCCAAAGGATCGTTGAACAAGCTGCAGAATATCATTGTGGCCGATGATGAGGATCTTGATGAAACTCTGTCCTCAGCTTCTTCAGATGACCTAGAATTTCTGGCTGCCTATCGGCGACCTCGCAAGGTTTCCATAAAAAAAACCGAATTGGACCTAGAATTGGATCTAGAGTTGGAGAATTTACCAAGTCCCATCAAAAATCTTGATAAtgatgaaattgaaattccaGATGCCGCCAAACTTCCTAATAAAGATATAGTTACGGAATTGCCTGATGTTGAATCGGTTGAGAATCAACCCGAGGAATCATCGTCCTCTACCAATCTTAAGAAGAAGACTAAGAAAAATCGCAAGAAGAAATAA
- the LOC6641506 gene encoding splicing factor ESS-2 homolog has translation MSDCTPNTPSTPGSRAIAVAKAQNTVLAEFKTPTDLMVVRRKNKPKILTEERYIEEMAKIIQRDFFPDLEKLRAQNDYLDAEARRDFIQMAEIRERYSQWRLPGEGGRSRRQNNNSAMSPATFETPVSQGTGSNTPLPTSREVNNTPAQSTSSRSSGSKKGSIDADATGAKKMSLDAFLQHFTSEDNHSFQEIIETAEAKLRQKYAVLYNHEQVSAEQLQRALMLPSIEKQFEEPDPLRKIQTWKYTNMNSIMYVPDGVDMTDEERVQAAERRQSIQHNATRLQEDKAMAVTALQTEKDEQNKSQGDAATGSTTPRIRGFDLLRSPSPRPGEAFSPLMTWGEIDGTPFRLDGGDTPLRPTLAGPSFRINENSRRENIAIALAEKVSEKMRNQKQMALTTARRNIGSPFVRSNMERLASMSPAAKRLATGKLGLRRTPTLPTPLPGTESLQRKRKITPYVVRSTSNSRSTTPAHAPPSIGAPSAVRSRSIDTGSTLTDDLLKIPSKRRSAAADFF, from the exons ATGTCGGATTGTACACCCAACACACCAAGCACACCGGGAAGTCGGGCTATAGCCGTAGCAAAAGCCCAAAACACAGTCTTAGCGGAATTCAAAACGCCCACGGATCTCATGGTTGTTCGTcgcaaaaacaaaccaaaaattttgACCGAAGAACGTTATATTGAAGAAATGGCCAAGATCATACAGCGGGACTTCTTTCCCGATCTTGAGAAATTGCGCGCACAAAACGATTACCTCGATGCCGAGGCACGCAGGGATTTCATACAGATGGCAGAGATCCGTGAACGCTACAGTCAATGGCGATTGCCTGGCGAAGGCGGCCGAAGTCGTcgacaaaataataatagtg CCATGTCACCTGCCACCTTTGAGACGCCTGTTAGCCAAGGAACAGGCAGCAATACACCTCTGCCAACATCAAGAGAGGTCAACAATACACCAGCCCAATCCACCAGTAGtcgcagcagcggcagcaaaaAAGGCTCAATTGATGCCGATGCGACGGGGGCCAAGAAAATGTCGCTAGACGCCTTTCTGCAGCACTTCACCAGCGAGGATAATCACAGTTTCCAGGAGATTATCGAGACGGCAGAGGCCAAGTTAAGGCAAAAATACGCAGTGCTCTATAATCATGAGCAAGTGTCGGCCGAGCAATTGCAGCGAGCCCTTATGTTGCCCAGCATTGAGAAACAATTCGAGGAGCCAGATCCCTtaagaaaaattcaaacatGGAAGTACACAAACATGAATTCCATCATGTATGTTCCTGATGGCGTGGATATGACAGACGAGGAGCGTGTCCAGGCCGCCGAACGGCGCCAGAGTATACAACATAATGCCACCAGACTGCAGGAAGACAAGGCAATGGCAGTGACAGCATTGCAAACGGAGAAGGATGAACAAAATAAGAGCCAAGGCGATGCTGCCACTGGATCAACAACTCCTCGTATACGTGGATTCGATTTGCTACGGTCCCCCTCGCCACGGCCCGGAGAGGCATTTTCCCCACTAATGACGTGGGGTGAAATTGATGGTACACCGTTTCGTCTGGATGGCGGTGATACACCGCTTCGTCCCACATTGGCCGGTCCCTCATTTCGCATAAACGAGAACTCTAGGCGAGAAAATATTGCCATTGCCCTGGCCGAAAAGGTCAGCGAGAAGATGCGTAATCAAAAGCAAATGGCCCTGACTACAGCCCGACGAAATATCGGTTCGCCATTCGTACGTTCCAACATGGAGCGTTTGGCCAGCATGTCGCCGGCAGCTAAACGTCTGGCCACAGGGAAGCTTGGTTTACGCAGAACCCCCACATTGCCAACACCCCTGCCCGGCACAGAAAGCCTGCAACGCAAACGAAAGATTACTCCGTATGTTGTAAGAAGCACCAGCAACAGTCGCTCCACTACACCAGCACATGCTCCTCCTAGCATTGGTGCTCCATCTGCAGTTCGTAGTCGTTCCATCGATACGGGCTCAACACTTACCGATGATCTGCTCAAAATACCATCCAAGCGACGTAGTGCGGCAGCCGATTTCTTTTAG
- the LOC6641450 gene encoding sepiapterin reductase, protein MDLKQKTYLLVTGASRGIGREFAQQLAKRISGKGSLVVLLGRDLNLLDETKANILRVNAELEVYTYSLELSQCQAEDFSKILSETLEKSNAKAEGFERAIVIHNAGTLGDASKHAREIGDTAYLEKFFHTNLFSALALNCEFMRVFRDQAKLVVNLSTLAAIQPIPSMAYYCTVKAAREMYFRVLAKEEESTDKTLVLNYAPGMIDTQMTVQVEREAHDPTIKAMFREQRESKVMLTTEQTALKFIKILESKVFQSGDHIDYRDY, encoded by the coding sequence ATGGATCTAAAGCAAAAGACCTACTTACTGGTGACGGGAGCTTCGCGTGGCATTGGACGGGAGTTTGCCCAGCAATTGGCCAAACGTATAAGTGGCAAGGGATCGCTGGTCGTTCTGTTGGGACGCGATCTTAACCTACTGGATGAGACCAAAGCCAACATTCTGAGGGTCAATGCGGAATTGGAGGTTTACACATATTCCCTGGAATTGAGTCAATGCCAGGCTGAGGATTTCTCAAAGATACTGAGCGAAACATTGGAGAAATCCAATGCCAAGGCGGAGGGATTCGAACGTGCCATTGTCATACACAATGCAGGAACTTTGGGCGATGCATCGAAGCATGCCCGTGAAATTGGCGATACGGCATATTTGGAGAAATTCTTTCACACAAATCTCTTCTCGGCATTGGCTCTTAATTGTGAGTTTATGCGTGTGTTTCGGGATCAGGCGAAACTGGTGGTCAATCTAAGCACATTGGCTGCCATCCAACCAATACCATCGATGGCCTATTATTGCACAGTGAAGGCGGCACGTGAAATGTATTTTCGTGTCTTGGCCAAGGAGGAGGAGTCGACGGACAAGACTTTGGTCTTAAACTATGCCCCCGGCATGATAGATACCCAGATGACTGTTCAGGTGGAGCGTGAGGCACATGATCCCACCATAAAGGCCATGTTCCGCGAGCAAAGGGAATCGAAAGTCATGTTGACAACGGAACAAACGGCTCTGAAATTTATCAAGATTCTCGAATCGAAAGTATTTCAATCTGGTGATCACATTGACTATAGAGACTATTAA
- the LOC6641451 gene encoding sepiapterin reductase, translated as MASKRMDLNRSTFLVLSGCSNPLGQSLATELCNRLGQGSVALILDESHQELQKLEKELKAQLDTKSEIHLEMGQLNVNHSNGVQLMENVLKKFQNMQFQRSIIVHNEGEASTHCLLEPQVPKDWTKYVQKQLYAPVALNQHWLNSKHLQNVEKLAINVTSSLQVRPMVYNGLLCSCKRARDMYFRAMASEEEAVTSNTAGPLHVLTYGPGLLTTHQTQCDLNGNVIEPEELLAYSLCPNSYPELPRRVQPLQSTLKLINILEEISFVSGHDVDYYDTFVL; from the coding sequence ATGGCTTCAAAGAGAATGGATTTAAATAGAAGTACCTTTTTGGTATTGAGTGGCTGTTCGAATCCCCTGGGACAATCCTTGGCCACAGAATTGTGCAACCGTTTGGGTCAAGGATCTGTGGCTCTTATATTGGATGAGAGTCACCAGGAATTGCAGAAATTGGAAAAGGAATTAAAGGCTCAATTGGATACGAAATCTGAAATACACTTGGAAATGGGTCAATTGAATGTCAATCATTCGAATGGTGTCCAATTGATGGAGAATGTCTTGAAGAAGTTCCAGAATATGCAGTTTCAACGTTCGATCATTGTGCACAACGAGGGCGAGGCATCTACTCATTGCCTGTTGGAGCCCCAGGTACCCAAGGATTGGACAAAATATGTGCAAAAACAACTCTATGCTCCTGTGGCCCTAAATCAACACTGGCTAAATAGCAAGCACTTGCAGAATGTCGAGAAACTGGCCATCAATGTGACCTCATCCCTTCAAGTACGTCCCATGGTCTACAATGGATTACTCTGCTCGTGCAAGCGGGCTCGTGACATGTACTTCCGTGCCATGGCCTCCGAGGAGGAGGCGGTCACCTCCAACACTGCTGGCCCTCTGCATGTCCTGACCTATGGTCCCGGCTTGCTAACTACCCATCAGACGCAATGTGATCTCAACGGCAATGTGATTGAACCCGAGGAACTGTTGGCTTATTCATTATGCCCAAATTCGTACCCGGAATTGCCACGTCGTGTCCAGCCATTGCAATCGACATTGAAACTGATCAATATACTCGAGGAAATCTCCTTTGTATCCGGCCATGATGTGGACTACTACGACACTTTCGTTTTATGA